The following are encoded together in the Hoplias malabaricus isolate fHopMal1 chromosome 3, fHopMal1.hap1, whole genome shotgun sequence genome:
- the soat2 gene encoding sterol O-acyltransferase 2, whose product MATHSPSSKVVHRNRGITSPSNSSMTGNGSVRQDTNHTESLSEDAVQWARHVERIKAEVIDQVMVQMSEALDKALTESLRSLSKNTHSDSGGKTHSHTDEKARRHRMEDGKMFVARQSLLDELFEISHIRTIYHMFIAALFLFIISTLAVDYIDQGRLVLDFDLFFYAFGQLGTVVWAWLIMFSYTLLGPYHVLSQWADLYHSTKWKMSVSLVTVVVLLVTQMSVLGYFPVYMVLHYQLPPASRFIIILEQIRFLMKSYSFIRETVVAILGAKQVKGEPCRFPTLSSYLYFLFCPTLIYRETYPRNPYIRWNYVWRCFAKILGSLFYLYFILVRLCIPVLMNESNRPFSTRTLILAMFHATLPGMLMLLLGFFAFLHCWLNAFAEMLRFADRMFYKDWWNSTSFANYYRTWNIVVHDWLYYYAYRDFLWLSGHRFRSLATLSVFGVSAFVHEYAFTMGFGFFYPVMFCLFAVIGGVFNFTLNDKRKSPVWNIIMWTCLFIGQGVQVCLYCLEWYAQVHCPRTEDGFWELVTPRSWTCNL is encoded by the exons ATGGCAACCCACAGCCCCAGCAGCAAAGTGGTGCATCGCAACCGAGGCATAACTTCCCCTAGCAACTCATCCATGACAGGGAACGGCTCGGTCAGACAGG ACACCAATCACACAGAGTCTCTTTCAGAGGACGCGGTCCAGTGGGCGAGACATGTGGAG AGGATAAAGGCAGAGGTCATTGACCAAGTGATGGTCCAAATGAGCGAGGCTCTGGACAAAGCGCTTACAGAGTCATTGAGGTCCCTGTCCAagaacacacactctgactCGGGTGGGAAGACACACTCCCACACTGATGAGAAAGCTAGAAG ACACAGAATGGAGGATGGGAAGATGTTTGTGGCCAGGCAGTCCTTACTTGA tgaactgttTGAGATCAGTCACATCAGGACCATCTATCACATGTTTATTGCTGCACTTTTTCTCTTCATCATCAGCACACTGGCAGTGGACTACATTGACCAGGGAAG GCTGGTTTTAGACTTCGACTTGTTCTTCTATGCCTTTGGTCAGCTGGGCACTGTAGTATGGGCCTGGCTCATCATGTTCAGCTACACTCTGCTTGGACCATACCACGTCCTGAGCCAGTGGGCTGACCTCTACCATAGCACTAAGTGGAAGATGTCAGTATCATTGGTGACAGTTGTGGTCTTGTTGGTGACTCAGATGAGTGTGCTGGGTTATTTCCCAGTGTATATGGTTCTGCACTACCAACTGCCACCAGCGTCTCGTTTCATCATCATCCTTGAACAG ATTCGGTTCCTAATGAAAAGTTACTCCTTCATCAGGGAAACTGTTGTGGCCATCCTCGGAGCCAAACAAGTGAAAG GTGAACCATGTAGATTCCCTACTCTTTCCAGTTACCTCTACTTCTTGTTTTGCCCAACTCTGATCTACAGGGAGACGTACCCTCG aaaCCCTTATATAAGGTGGAACTATGTGTGGAGGTGCTTTGCAAAG ATTTTAGGAAGTCTGTTTTACCTGTACTTCATCTTGGTACGCCTGTGTATCCCTGTGCTTATGAACGAGAGCAATCGGCCATTCAGCACACGGACGCTGATTCTGGCCATGTTTCATGCCACTTTACCAG GAATGCTGATGCTGCTATTGGGCTTCTTCGCCTTTCTGCACTGCTGGCTCAATGCCTTTGCTGAGATGCTGCGCTTTGCTGACAGGATGTTCTACAAA GACTGGTGGAATTCCACATCTTTCGCTAACTACTACCGCACGTGGAACATTGTGGTACATGACTGGCTTTATTATTACGCCTACAGAGATTTCCTCTGG CTCTCAGGCCATCGTTTCCGGTCATTAGCCACTCTATCTGTGTTTGGCGTCTCAGCTTTTGTTCATGAATATGCTTTCACCATGGGCTTCGGCTTCTTCTACCCTGTGATGTTCTGTCTATTTGCAGTGATCGGAG GGGTGTTCAACTTCACTCTGAATGACAAGAGAAAGAGTCCCGTGTGGAACATCATCATGTGGACGTGTTTGTTCATTGGCCAGGGCGTCCAGGTGTGTCTGTACTGTCTGGAGTGGTACGCTCAAGTGCACTGTCCACGTACTGAG GATGGATTCTGGGAGTTGGTGACGCCAAGATCCTGGACgtgtaatttataa